The Lysinibacillus pakistanensis genome includes a window with the following:
- a CDS encoding YneB family resolvase-like protein — protein MINKQQSAVIYCRVSTEKETQSSSLERQQEELTRYAKEQGYNIKGIFLDQHSGYDVERDGLLEMLDFIKEEKIHALFVQDETRLGRGNARMAVLHLLQKTETDVFSMRDAGPVQLNEMDTMLLEILAIVEEYQRRIHNAKIRRGMRRAVEKGYRPENNLSNRGNPNGQERKEVPIEEIIKLRNKGFTFEEIAMTLRGLGFDVSKATVHRRYREHQEKVIGE, from the coding sequence ATGATAAATAAACAACAATCGGCTGTAATCTATTGCCGTGTGAGTACAGAAAAAGAGACACAAAGTTCCTCGCTCGAGCGTCAGCAGGAAGAATTAACGCGCTATGCCAAGGAGCAGGGCTACAATATAAAGGGCATTTTTTTAGATCAGCATAGTGGCTATGATGTGGAGCGAGATGGCTTACTCGAAATGCTTGATTTCATTAAAGAAGAGAAAATTCATGCATTATTTGTGCAGGATGAAACTCGCTTAGGACGTGGGAATGCCAGAATGGCTGTGCTGCATTTATTGCAAAAAACAGAAACAGATGTTTTCTCCATGCGGGATGCAGGACCTGTACAATTAAATGAAATGGATACGATGCTGCTAGAAATATTAGCGATCGTAGAGGAATATCAGCGTAGAATCCATAATGCTAAAATACGGCGTGGTATGCGTCGAGCTGTGGAAAAGGGTTATAGACCTGAAAATAATTTATCGAATCGTGGAAATCCGAATGGGCAGGAGCGAAAGGAAGTCCCGATAGAGGAAATTATTAAGCTTCGAAACAAAGGCTTTACATTCGAGGAAATTGCCATGACGCTTCGAGGCTTAGGCTTTGATGTCAGCAAGGCAACAGTACATCGAAGGTATCGGGAGCATCAGGAAAAGGTAATAGGTGAATAG
- a CDS encoding prepilin peptidase, whose product MEMAYTVTVFIFGLVFGSFFNVVGLRVPIKESIVRPPSHCTNCQRQLTALDLVPVLSYVWLGGKCRSCGQIISWIYPLMELITGVLFAFAYWKLSFTIEFFVAILLISLLVIIVVSDFAYMLIPDKVLLFFLPLLFIGRVLSPLTPWWDSALGAIVGFGILYSIAVLSKGGMGGGDIKLFFLLGLVLGTLNTLLTLFIAAVIGMVVGIIVLKARQQDRKTPIPFGPSIAIAAIVVYFYGDALMNWYLGLW is encoded by the coding sequence ATGGAAATGGCTTATACCGTGACAGTATTTATTTTTGGGCTTGTTTTTGGTTCTTTTTTTAATGTGGTGGGCTTACGTGTACCTATCAAGGAGTCCATTGTGCGACCACCCTCACATTGCACAAATTGTCAAAGGCAGCTAACAGCCCTTGATTTAGTACCTGTATTGTCCTATGTATGGCTAGGAGGAAAATGCCGTAGCTGTGGACAGATAATTTCTTGGATTTATCCTTTAATGGAGCTGATTACAGGGGTTTTATTTGCATTTGCCTATTGGAAACTAAGCTTTACCATAGAATTTTTTGTAGCTATATTGCTAATATCATTACTCGTCATTATCGTAGTATCAGATTTTGCCTATATGCTTATTCCTGATAAAGTCCTGCTCTTTTTCCTACCATTGCTCTTCATAGGACGTGTACTTTCACCGTTAACCCCATGGTGGGATAGTGCGCTGGGTGCAATTGTTGGCTTTGGCATATTATATAGTATAGCTGTCCTGTCAAAAGGTGGTATGGGTGGGGGAGATATTAAATTATTCTTTTTACTAGGGCTTGTATTGGGCACATTAAATACACTCTTAACGTTGTTTATAGCCGCTGTTATAGGAATGGTTGTTGGCATTATAGTGTTAAAGGCAAGACAGCAGGACAGAAAGACACCCATTCCATTTGGCCCATCCATTGCTATTGCGGCTATAGTTGTCTATTTTTATGGAGATGCCCTGATGAATTGGTATCTTGGGTTATGGTAG
- a CDS encoding GNAT family N-acetyltransferase, which yields MKIETNRLLIRNFKEDDWQAVYDYTSDSHVMKYIPEGVFNEDMAKKFVSDNSGEQAKYFPVTLIEENLIIGHIVFHQYFGDHTYEIGWVFNPKYYNKGYASEAAKAVLHYGFKEMNLHRIIATCQPENIASYRVMEKIGMRREGYFKKCIPNGDEWWDEYYYAVLGEEWV from the coding sequence ATGAAAATAGAAACAAATAGATTACTTATTCGAAATTTTAAGGAGGACGATTGGCAGGCAGTTTATGACTATACATCCGATAGCCATGTGATGAAGTATATTCCTGAAGGTGTTTTTAACGAGGACATGGCTAAGAAATTTGTATCAGACAATAGTGGCGAGCAGGCAAAATACTTTCCAGTTACTTTAATAGAAGAGAATTTGATCATTGGTCATATTGTTTTTCATCAATATTTTGGCGACCATACATATGAAATTGGCTGGGTCTTTAATCCGAAATACTACAACAAAGGCTATGCTTCTGAGGCAGCAAAAGCTGTACTACACTACGGGTTCAAGGAAATGAATCTTCATCGAATCATCGCAACGTGCCAGCCAGAGAATATTGCCTCCTATCGAGTAATGGAGAAAATCGGCATGAGACGTGAAGGATATTTTAAAAAATGTATCCCGAATGGTGATGAATGGTGGGATGAATACTATTATGCTGTTTTAGGTGAGGAGTGGGTATAG
- a CDS encoding DUF4303 domain-containing protein, whose protein sequence is MKQKIKQAVQEAYTTMYSSLNDEQIYAAVLVTDGDCGSLYLTIGTEKSLIEIGQNYEDDPENYRFLKDEYLHYDETDMLEKISRELLDTILHIEDEEFVKHKEMLHQAMSDTMYELKQEGIINESIFVFISVTDDDEDEILELTSAKRCNPNHPLLPAFIRNWQY, encoded by the coding sequence TTGAAACAAAAAATTAAGCAAGCTGTACAAGAGGCTTATACGACAATGTATAGCTCCTTAAACGATGAACAAATTTATGCGGCTGTTTTAGTGACAGATGGTGATTGTGGTAGCCTTTATTTAACAATCGGAACAGAAAAATCACTAATTGAAATTGGTCAGAACTATGAGGACGACCCCGAAAACTATCGCTTTTTAAAGGATGAATATTTACATTATGATGAGACGGATATGCTCGAAAAGATTAGTCGTGAATTATTAGATACAATATTGCATATCGAAGACGAGGAATTTGTTAAACATAAAGAGATGCTTCATCAAGCAATGAGTGATACGATGTATGAATTGAAACAGGAGGGCATTATTAACGAAAGCATTTTTGTTTTTATTTCGGTGACTGATGATGACGAGGATGAAATATTGGAGCTAACGTCAGCAAAGCGCTGTAATCCAAATCACCCCCTACTCCCTGCATTTATCCGTAATTGGCAGTATTAA
- a CDS encoding response regulator transcription factor: MIQVLIVDDHEMVRIGVSAYLSAQPDITVVGEAENGKVAVERALALRPDIILMDNVMPIMTGAEATAEILTAWPEAKIMMVTSFLDDDKVYPALEAGAVSYILKTSNAKQIADAIRKTMGGETVLEPEVTSKMMHRMRHGNSTPLYEQLTDREMEVLLLMAQGKANQEIADDLYIALKTVKTHVSNILAKLDVQDRTQAVVYAFQNGLAK; this comes from the coding sequence ATGATTCAAGTGTTAATAGTGGATGATCACGAAATGGTCCGAATCGGTGTCTCTGCCTACTTGTCAGCACAGCCAGATATCACGGTTGTTGGTGAAGCTGAGAATGGCAAGGTGGCGGTCGAGCGTGCCCTCGCCCTTCGCCCCGATATTATTTTAATGGACAACGTTATGCCAATTATGACAGGGGCAGAGGCAACGGCTGAAATTTTAACGGCATGGCCAGAGGCAAAAATAATGATGGTCACAAGCTTTTTAGATGACGACAAGGTCTATCCTGCACTAGAGGCAGGAGCAGTCAGCTATATTTTAAAAACATCCAATGCAAAGCAGATTGCAGACGCTATTCGTAAAACAATGGGGGGCGAAACGGTGTTAGAGCCTGAAGTGACATCTAAAATGATGCACCGTATGCGTCATGGCAACAGCACACCCCTTTATGAGCAATTAACAGATCGTGAGATGGAGGTGCTGCTGTTAATGGCTCAAGGTAAGGCGAATCAAGAAATTGCGGATGACTTATATATTGCCTTAAAAACCGTGAAAACACATGTCAGCAATATTTTGGCAAAGCTTGATGTCCAAGATCGCACACAGGCAGTTGTCTATGCCTTTCAAAACGGGCTGGCAAAATAA
- a CDS encoding DUF896 domain-containing protein, giving the protein MLSKEKIKRINELSAKAKNGKLSEAEAKEQTALRKEYLDTFRATMRDTIENVKVVDIEGNDVTPEKVKQAKKNKFLN; this is encoded by the coding sequence ATGTTATCAAAGGAAAAAATTAAGCGAATCAATGAACTTTCTGCCAAAGCAAAGAATGGAAAATTATCGGAGGCAGAAGCGAAGGAGCAAACAGCACTTCGTAAAGAGTATTTAGATACATTTAGAGCAACTATGCGTGATACCATTGAAAATGTAAAAGTGGTAGATATAGAAGGAAATGATGTAACACCTGAAAAGGTAAAACAAGCGAAAAAAAATAAATTTCTAAATTAA
- the liaF gene encoding cell wall-active antibiotics response protein LiaF has product MQNFTTNKLTFWVLCFFLLVFVELTIFNNGGAFSLLIGAGLLYLSFSKKIRFFKWTGIFFIAIALFTMWSLRLFIVIILLYMLYQYLQRENEAKVVGSELFDKLPATKNEIFGTLPAPIDAYKWQDVQIQRLAGDITIDTTQTILPAGTSLITIRQGIGKVQIYIPYEVPFRLHYTTLFGDITCLNIGPQRLLNESVCFSDGNPEDAKRTLVIHVATWLGDLEVLRK; this is encoded by the coding sequence TTGCAAAATTTCACAACCAATAAGCTTACATTTTGGGTACTATGCTTCTTTTTACTCGTCTTTGTAGAGCTTACAATTTTTAATAATGGCGGCGCCTTTAGTCTATTGATTGGAGCTGGACTTCTTTATTTAAGTTTCTCGAAAAAAATTCGTTTCTTTAAATGGACAGGAATTTTCTTTATTGCCATTGCCCTCTTTACGATGTGGAGCCTGCGCCTGTTTATAGTTATCATACTGCTCTACATGCTTTATCAATATTTACAAAGAGAAAATGAAGCAAAGGTGGTCGGCTCAGAGCTATTTGATAAACTTCCTGCTACAAAAAATGAAATATTCGGTACGCTGCCTGCACCTATAGATGCCTATAAATGGCAAGATGTCCAAATTCAAAGACTTGCTGGTGATATTACAATTGATACAACACAAACCATTTTACCTGCAGGCACAAGTCTTATTACGATTCGTCAAGGCATTGGTAAAGTGCAAATTTATATACCTTATGAAGTTCCATTCCGTTTACACTACACAACACTATTTGGCGATATAACTTGCTTAAATATTGGGCCACAACGCCTACTGAATGAAAGTGTATGCTTCTCAGATGGCAATCCTGAAGATGCAAAGCGTACACTTGTTATACATGTTGCAACATGGCTTGGAGACTTGGAGGTGCTACGTAAATGA
- the yneA gene encoding cell division suppressor protein YneA: MMNWLKKNPHISILLGACLLFTGYLYITDPGEVTYKEIQVEHGDSLWSLAEQYRGKMSKEDWIKLVKTENELPDVQIIAGKSLVIPVVGNQANPINSIEIARNEP, from the coding sequence ATGATGAATTGGTTAAAGAAAAATCCGCATATCTCCATTTTATTAGGGGCTTGCTTACTGTTTACAGGATACCTTTACATAACAGATCCTGGTGAGGTGACTTACAAGGAAATACAGGTCGAGCATGGCGATAGCCTATGGTCGTTAGCAGAGCAATACCGTGGTAAAATGAGTAAGGAAGACTGGATTAAATTAGTAAAGACAGAAAATGAATTACCAGATGTTCAAATTATTGCAGGTAAATCATTAGTCATTCCAGTGGTGGGAAACCAAGCCAATCCCATAAACTCTATTGAAATTGCGAGAAATGAACCATGA
- the lexA gene encoding transcriptional repressor LexA — protein sequence MKKVSKRQEDILAFIKEEVRAKGYPPSVREIGEAVGLASSSTVHGHLARLEQKGFIRRDPTKPRAIEILEPEDSIQKQSVIHVPLVGKVTAGSPITAIENIEEYFPLPDTYGTSEDQLFMLEIMGESMIEAGILDGDLVIVKQKSTADNGDIVVAMTEEDEATVKRFFKEKNHFRLQPENSTMEPIIVDQVSILGQVVGLYRRVH from the coding sequence ATGAAAAAAGTTTCGAAAAGACAAGAAGACATTTTAGCCTTTATTAAAGAAGAAGTACGCGCAAAGGGGTATCCACCATCTGTACGTGAAATTGGCGAAGCAGTTGGACTTGCTTCAAGCTCAACAGTTCATGGACATTTAGCTCGTTTAGAACAAAAGGGCTTTATCCGCCGTGACCCAACAAAGCCACGTGCCATTGAAATATTGGAGCCAGAAGATTCGATCCAAAAGCAAAGTGTTATTCATGTCCCTCTTGTGGGTAAGGTAACAGCAGGTTCTCCAATTACAGCTATTGAAAATATCGAAGAGTATTTCCCGCTGCCAGATACTTATGGGACAAGTGAGGATCAATTATTTATGCTAGAGATTATGGGTGAATCCATGATTGAAGCTGGTATACTTGATGGAGATTTAGTTATCGTAAAGCAAAAATCAACGGCTGATAATGGGGATATTGTCGTGGCAATGACAGAAGAGGATGAAGCAACGGTTAAGCGTTTCTTTAAGGAAAAAAATCATTTCCGTTTACAGCCTGAAAACTCCACAATGGAGCCAATTATTGTCGATCAAGTTTCAATTTTAGGACAAGTTGTAGGCCTTTATCGTCGTGTGCACTAA
- a CDS encoding HAD family hydrolase, translating to MKNYRVILFDLDGTLSDPKIGITKSVQYALEKMEIMEEDLDRLEAFIGPPLQVSLAEQYEMDEAQIHQAIAYYRERFSKKGMYENKLYPQITSLLANLKEQGYQLAVATSKPTIFAEQILSYFNLEQFFDLVVGSHLDGTRSAKGEIIAFVLESFSEVPRQHFIMIGDRKYDIAGAQENQIDAIGVTYSFGSLEELQHAQATYIVSSVQELQEIFNK from the coding sequence ATGAAGAACTATAGAGTAATATTATTTGATTTAGACGGCACCTTGTCTGATCCTAAAATCGGTATAACAAAATCGGTTCAATATGCTTTAGAAAAGATGGAGATTATGGAGGAGGATTTGGATAGGCTTGAGGCATTTATCGGTCCACCGTTGCAAGTATCTCTTGCTGAACAATATGAGATGGATGAGGCACAAATCCATCAAGCAATTGCCTATTATCGTGAACGATTTTCGAAAAAAGGCATGTATGAAAATAAACTCTATCCACAAATAACCTCCTTATTAGCAAATTTAAAGGAACAAGGCTATCAATTAGCAGTGGCTACGTCTAAGCCAACCATTTTTGCGGAACAAATTTTAAGCTATTTTAACCTTGAGCAGTTCTTTGACCTTGTGGTGGGAAGTCATTTAGATGGCACACGATCTGCAAAAGGTGAGATCATCGCGTTTGTTCTAGAAAGCTTTAGCGAGGTTCCCCGTCAGCATTTTATTATGATAGGAGATCGAAAATACGATATTGCTGGCGCACAAGAAAATCAAATTGATGCTATTGGAGTAACATACAGCTTCGGATCATTGGAAGAACTACAGCATGCCCAAGCAACGTATATTGTGAGTAGTGTCCAAGAGCTTCAGGAGATTTTTAATAAATAA
- a CDS encoding gamma-glutamyl-gamma-aminobutyrate hydrolase family protein: MKPVIGITAFLEDDLSARLNAAYSNSIIEAGGIPLIIPPGIEEDVAQTLSLTDGLLLSGGCDVHPFLFDAEPTPKLGKVHPERDSVELALIEAAFIRNMPIFGICRGIQILNVALGGNVYQDMESEYHSKKLLKHMQQAARGVATHYVTVTPDSLLNRITEKEKIAVNSFHHQAVNVLAEKLKVAAKSSDGIVEAVVHEDHPFCLAVQWHPEEQAMAGDEVSKKIFTAFIKASLTFKLEA; this comes from the coding sequence GTGAAGCCAGTAATTGGCATAACGGCCTTTTTGGAGGATGATTTGTCAGCAAGATTAAATGCTGCCTACAGCAATAGTATTATCGAAGCTGGGGGCATTCCGCTCATTATTCCACCTGGTATAGAGGAGGATGTTGCACAAACTTTGTCTTTAACGGACGGATTATTGCTATCGGGAGGCTGTGATGTCCATCCATTTCTCTTTGATGCAGAGCCTACACCCAAATTAGGGAAGGTACACCCTGAAAGAGATTCTGTAGAGCTTGCTTTAATTGAGGCAGCATTTATTCGTAATATGCCGATTTTTGGTATATGTCGTGGCATTCAAATATTAAATGTTGCCCTTGGAGGCAATGTCTATCAGGATATGGAGAGCGAATATCATAGTAAAAAATTATTAAAGCATATGCAGCAGGCAGCTCGGGGTGTTGCTACCCACTATGTTACGGTTACACCTGATTCATTACTAAACAGAATCACCGAGAAAGAGAAAATAGCTGTAAATTCCTTTCATCATCAGGCTGTCAACGTATTAGCTGAGAAATTAAAGGTTGCTGCCAAATCCAGTGATGGAATTGTAGAAGCTGTCGTACATGAAGATCACCCGTTTTGTCTGGCGGTACAGTGGCACCCAGAAGAGCAGGCGATGGCAGGAGATGAAGTGTCAAAGAAAATATTTACTGCTTTTATAAAGGCAAGCCTAACATTCAAATTAGAGGCATAG
- a CDS encoding PilN domain-containing protein: MIPEINLLPKLEKRKTSPLLIYMILAIILIILAFMTYLFFDARTALKDLSAEERRLVERQEQLRNDIATKQSQNTGSLKQSVQYVQSVAYPVTPLIDETNALLPSPSYLRSYSFGTNQVTIEADFETMTAISKYVERLLASPYFTDAQIGSITNFDIELGEQDKDLPAEEKFKQMPRYSVSITATIDFMYLVGGRST, translated from the coding sequence ATGATTCCAGAAATTAACCTCTTACCGAAATTAGAGAAGCGGAAAACCTCGCCATTGTTGATTTATATGATTCTAGCAATTATTCTTATTATTTTAGCGTTTATGACCTATCTATTTTTTGATGCTAGGACAGCATTAAAGGATTTATCAGCAGAAGAGAGACGATTAGTGGAAAGACAGGAGCAGCTACGAAATGATATTGCCACAAAGCAAAGTCAAAATACAGGCTCATTAAAGCAATCTGTTCAATATGTACAAAGTGTTGCTTATCCCGTAACGCCCTTAATTGATGAAACAAATGCATTGCTACCAAGTCCAAGCTATTTACGTAGCTATTCATTTGGCACAAACCAAGTAACAATTGAGGCAGATTTTGAAACAATGACAGCTATTTCTAAATATGTCGAGCGTTTATTAGCTAGTCCTTATTTTACAGATGCCCAAATTGGCTCTATCACTAATTTTGACATTGAGCTAGGAGAGCAGGACAAGGACTTACCTGCTGAGGAAAAATTTAAGCAGATGCCTCGTTACTCTGTGTCTATTACAGCTACAATTGACTTTATGTATCTGGTAGGGGGACGAAGCACATGA
- the tkt gene encoding transketolase has translation MTQHADQLAINAIRTLSIDAIEKANSGHPGLPMGAAPMAYTLWTKQLHHNPANPKWFNRDRFVLSAGHGSMLLYSLLHLGGYGLPMEEIQNFRQWDSLTPGHPEYGHTVGVEATTGPLGQGIAMTVGMAMAERHLAATYNKPGHDIVDHYTFALCGDGDLMEGVAAEAISLAGHLKLEKLIVLYDSNDISLDGDLEKSFSENVQKRFESYGWNYLKVADGTDVEAINIAIEEAKKSTGKPTLIEVKTVIGFGSPNKSGKADSHGAPLGTDEVVLTKAAYEWAHEPFQIPAEVYDTFNAAAEVQGAQSEEAWNAKFAAYKQEFPELAAQFEKAMNGELPEDFASELPVYEAGKSVATRSSSGDAINAIAKKTPSFFGGSADLAGSNKTTMKGAGDFSADDYAGRNIWFGVREFAMGAAMNGMALHGGLNVFGGTFFVFSDYVRPAVRLSALMGLPVTYVFTHDSIAVGEDGPTHEPIEHLASLRAMPNLSVIRPADANESAVAWELAVASEKTPTVLVLSRQNLPVLNASIDTVREGVAKGAYTVSPASKDVADAILIATGSEVSLAVEAQKALKAEGMDVAVVSMPSMDRFEKQDAAYKESVLPKAVTKRLAIEMGASFGWHKYTGFEGDVLAIDKFGASAPGELVMEKYGFTVENVVEKVKAL, from the coding sequence ATGACTCAACATGCGGATCAACTAGCGATTAATGCTATCCGAACATTGTCAATCGATGCAATTGAAAAAGCAAATTCAGGTCACCCAGGTTTACCGATGGGGGCGGCGCCAATGGCTTATACGCTTTGGACAAAACAACTTCACCATAATCCAGCTAATCCGAAATGGTTTAATCGTGATCGTTTTGTACTTTCTGCAGGTCATGGCTCGATGCTACTGTACAGTTTACTTCATCTAGGTGGCTATGGCTTACCAATGGAGGAAATTCAAAACTTCCGTCAATGGGATTCATTAACTCCAGGACATCCTGAATATGGTCATACAGTTGGGGTAGAGGCTACAACAGGTCCTCTAGGTCAAGGTATTGCTATGACAGTAGGTATGGCAATGGCTGAGCGTCATTTAGCAGCTACTTACAATAAACCAGGTCATGACATTGTTGATCACTATACATTCGCACTTTGTGGTGATGGTGACTTAATGGAAGGTGTAGCAGCAGAAGCTATTTCTTTAGCAGGTCACTTAAAACTTGAAAAATTAATCGTACTTTACGATTCTAATGATATTTCTCTTGATGGTGATTTAGAAAAATCATTCTCAGAAAATGTTCAAAAACGTTTCGAATCATATGGCTGGAACTATTTAAAAGTAGCAGATGGCACAGATGTTGAAGCAATTAACATAGCTATCGAGGAAGCTAAAAAATCAACTGGCAAACCAACACTGATTGAAGTGAAAACGGTGATTGGTTTCGGTTCTCCAAATAAATCAGGTAAAGCAGATTCGCATGGTGCTCCACTTGGTACAGATGAAGTTGTATTAACGAAAGCAGCCTATGAATGGGCACATGAACCATTCCAAATTCCTGCTGAAGTATACGATACATTTAATGCTGCCGCTGAAGTGCAAGGCGCACAGTCTGAAGAAGCTTGGAATGCTAAATTTGCAGCCTATAAACAAGAATTCCCAGAGCTAGCTGCTCAATTTGAAAAAGCAATGAATGGCGAATTACCAGAGGACTTTGCTTCTGAGTTACCAGTTTATGAAGCAGGTAAATCTGTAGCAACACGTTCTTCTTCAGGTGATGCGATTAATGCCATTGCGAAGAAAACACCATCATTCTTTGGTGGTTCTGCTGACCTTGCAGGCTCCAATAAAACAACGATGAAGGGTGCAGGCGATTTCTCTGCAGATGATTATGCTGGCCGTAACATCTGGTTTGGTGTACGTGAATTTGCAATGGGTGCCGCTATGAACGGTATGGCTCTTCACGGTGGTTTAAATGTATTTGGTGGTACGTTCTTCGTATTCTCTGATTACGTTCGTCCAGCAGTTCGTCTTTCTGCATTAATGGGTCTTCCTGTAACGTATGTATTTACTCATGACTCGATTGCAGTAGGGGAAGATGGGCCAACACATGAACCAATCGAACACCTTGCTTCATTACGTGCAATGCCAAATCTATCTGTTATTCGCCCTGCAGATGCAAATGAATCAGCAGTTGCTTGGGAGCTTGCCGTAGCATCAGAAAAAACACCAACTGTTTTAGTGCTATCTCGTCAAAACTTGCCTGTACTGAATGCATCTATTGATACGGTACGTGAAGGAGTTGCGAAGGGTGCTTATACAGTATCTCCAGCTTCAAAAGACGTGGCAGATGCAATTTTAATTGCAACTGGCTCTGAGGTTTCACTTGCTGTGGAAGCACAAAAAGCATTAAAAGCAGAAGGTATGGATGTAGCAGTTGTATCAATGCCATCTATGGATCGCTTTGAAAAGCAAGATGCAGCTTACAAAGAATCTGTTCTACCAAAAGCTGTGACAAAACGTCTTGCCATTGAAATGGGTGCGTCATTCGGCTGGCATAAATATACTGGCTTTGAAGGTGACGTTCTTGCTATCGACAAGTTCGGCGCATCAGCACCAGGTGAATTAGTGATGGAGAAGTATGGATTTACAGTAGAGAATGTTGTAGAGAAGGTAAAAGCTCTCTAA
- a CDS encoding sensor histidine kinase, translating to MIAFISRIFTLFFIITSAAFGLLVAVWGEPKEKTWEPLWQQQYGNMPLGGIIVLSIFGISLLIAGWISMTARAREAQATRIVKQLIEPDFVLPKKQPLPKPLKKAIVQTSELIDTQRKSLQRLSNERAEANDKIIQERIIAERQRLARELHDSVSQQLFAASMLLSALTENDENATSLKQVEKIVQQAQLEMRALLLHLRPVALHNKTLAQGLEELIIELQQKVFFHIEYELEEMSLSKAEEDHLFRIAQEALSNTLRHAKASEVELMLVARDDLAILRIQDNGLGFDVEADKSTSYGLQNIAERAVEIGCMYKIVSVPGEGTIVEVKIPLQKEVEVNDSSVNSG from the coding sequence ATGATTGCCTTTATCTCAAGAATCTTTACGCTATTTTTCATTATAACAAGTGCGGCTTTCGGTCTCCTCGTAGCTGTTTGGGGTGAACCAAAGGAGAAAACCTGGGAACCTCTCTGGCAGCAACAATACGGCAATATGCCATTAGGTGGAATTATTGTTCTCAGCATCTTTGGTATCAGTCTACTAATAGCGGGCTGGATTAGTATGACGGCTCGTGCTAGAGAGGCGCAGGCAACGCGCATTGTCAAACAATTAATTGAACCAGATTTTGTCTTACCCAAAAAGCAGCCATTGCCAAAGCCGCTGAAAAAAGCGATCGTGCAAACAAGCGAATTAATCGATACCCAACGAAAAAGCTTGCAGCGATTATCGAATGAACGTGCAGAAGCCAATGATAAAATCATACAAGAGCGCATTATTGCTGAACGTCAGCGCCTTGCCAGAGAACTACATGATTCTGTTTCACAGCAATTATTTGCAGCCTCCATGCTATTGTCCGCTTTAACGGAGAACGATGAAAATGCCACTAGCTTAAAGCAGGTTGAAAAAATTGTTCAACAGGCACAGCTAGAAATGCGAGCGTTATTATTACATTTACGCCCTGTTGCATTGCATAATAAAACACTTGCACAAGGTCTAGAGGAGCTCATTATCGAGCTTCAGCAAAAAGTATTTTTTCATATTGAATATGAGCTGGAGGAAATGTCTTTATCGAAAGCAGAAGAGGATCATTTATTCCGTATTGCACAGGAGGCATTATCCAATACGTTACGTCATGCAAAGGCGAGCGAGGTCGAATTAATGCTTGTTGCCCGAGATGATTTAGCCATTTTACGCATTCAGGACAATGGTCTTGGCTTTGATGTTGAAGCGGATAAATCTACTTCCTATGGCTTGCAAAATATTGCCGAACGAGCTGTGGAGATTGGCTGTATGTATAAAATTGTATCAGTGCCTGGGGAAGGTACAATTGTAGAGGTAAAGATTCCACTACAGAAGGAGGTCGAAGTAAATGATTCAAGTGTTAATAGTGGATGA